One SAR202 cluster bacterium DNA window includes the following coding sequences:
- a CDS encoding ribbon-helix-helix protein, CopG family encodes MERTTISIPEELLERLRTIASERGTSVAAIVREALEEKTKSHRPRPKSIGMFASGHSDTARSAGDIKTVPRSWR; translated from the coding sequence ATGGAACGCACAACGATATCTATACCTGAGGAATTGCTGGAACGACTTCGGACAATTGCCTCCGAGCGAGGCACATCCGTAGCTGCTATTGTGCGTGAAGCACTCGAAGAAAAAACGAAAAGCCATAGACCTCGGCCCAAGAGCATCGGGATGTTTGCCTCCGGCCATTCGGACACCGCCAGGAGCGCAGGTGATATTAAGACGGTGCCCAGGTCATGGCGCTAG
- a CDS encoding type II toxin-antitoxin system VapC family toxin, protein MPGKVVDASIFAAIAFEEPSAVQAKTLLEGVDEFFEPHLLAYELCNVAKKKILADIYRYQSIASQLSFALAMKIHWVPVDHSEVLDIALQTKLSIYDASYLYLSKKLGAPLVTFDDKLRTAADKYLGPGGTPN, encoded by the coding sequence ATGCCAGGTAAGGTGGTGGACGCCTCTATCTTCGCCGCCATTGCCTTCGAGGAGCCTTCCGCGGTCCAAGCCAAGACCCTACTTGAGGGGGTTGATGAGTTTTTCGAGCCTCATTTGCTTGCCTATGAGTTGTGTAACGTAGCGAAAAAGAAGATTCTGGCCGATATATACCGATACCAATCAATTGCATCGCAACTGAGCTTCGCTTTGGCAATGAAGATCCATTGGGTGCCGGTAGACCATTCTGAAGTTCTGGATATAGCCCTTCAGACGAAGCTCTCAATTTACGATGCGTCTTATCTATACCTTTCGAAAAAGCTAGGCGCGCCCCTGGTAACCTTCGACGACAAACTTCGCACGGCCGCAGACAAGTACCTGGGTCCAGGCGGCACGCCGAACTAA
- a CDS encoding Arc family DNA-binding protein has translation MSVSWTLKNVPDDIAELLRERAKQNHRSVNGELLAILEAAVKPQYVTVRELSERAKALGVQTPNESTRWIREDRDAR, from the coding sequence ATGTCAGTCAGCTGGACCTTAAAGAATGTACCTGACGATATTGCCGAGCTGCTTCGCGAACGAGCTAAACAGAACCATCGATCAGTCAATGGTGAACTCTTGGCGATCCTTGAAGCCGCGGTCAAGCCTCAATACGTGACAGTCCGTGAGTTAAGCGAACGAGCTAAAGCGCTGGGCGTACAAACGCCCAACGAATCAACGCGATGGATAAGAGAGGACCGGGATGCCAGGTAA